In Melospiza melodia melodia isolate bMelMel2 unplaced genomic scaffold, bMelMel2.pri scaffold_18, whole genome shotgun sequence, the following are encoded in one genomic region:
- the LOC134433358 gene encoding olfactory receptor 14J1-like: protein LHYGTLLGSRACATMAAAAWASGFLNALLQTANTFSLPLCRGNALGQFFCEIPQILKLSCSMSYVKEVGLIAVSVCLAFGCFVFIVFSYVQIFRAVLRIPSEQRRYKAFSTCLPHLAVVSLYLSTAVFAYLKPPSMSSPSLDMAMSVLYSVVPPSQGCLPAIAKLP from the exons ctgcactatgggaccctcctgggcagcagagcttgtgccaccatggcagcagctgcctgggccagtggctttctcaatgctttgctgcaaacagccaatacattttccctgcccctgtgccgagGCAATGCCCTTGGacagtttttctgtgaaatcccacagatcctcaagctctcctgctccatgtCCTATGTCAAGGAAGTTGGTCTcattgctgttagtgtgtgtttagcatttggttgttttgtgttcattgttttctcctatgtgcagatcttcagggctgtgctgaggatcccctctgagcagagaaggtacaaagccttttccacctgcctccctcaccttgctgtGGTCTCTCTGTACCTCAGCACGGCAGTGtttgcctacttgaagcccccctcaatgtcgtccccatccctggatatggccatgtcagttctgtactcagtggtgcctcca agccagggctgcctgccaGCCATCGCCAAACTGCCTTGA